From the Deltaproteobacteria bacterium genome, one window contains:
- a CDS encoding acyl-CoA dehydrogenase family protein has translation MFKGIDYYDLESGFSSESRMIRDSVRDFVDREFLPIVRDHYRAGGFPQHIIPMLGEMGLLGSNLKGYGLPGIDAISYGLVMQELERGDSGLRSFASVQGALVMYPIHTFGSEAQKGRWLPPLGAGKAVGCFGLTEPDHGSDPGGMKTKAVKDGDHYVLSGAKMWITNGSVADVAVVWAKLDGVVRGFLVEKGMKGFSAPEIHSKLSLRASVTAELIFDDVRVPAENILPGVQGLKGPLMCLTQARYGIAWGAIGAAMACFDEALSYTKERKMFGRSVASFQLTQAKFADMLTAITSAQLIALQLGHLKEAGKMRPQQVSLAKRNNVRMALTVARTARGMLGANGISDEYQTMRHMCNLESVDTYEGTYEIHTLVLGKDVTGIDAVS, from the coding sequence ATGTTCAAGGGAATCGATTATTACGATCTGGAAAGCGGGTTTTCGTCCGAGTCGCGCATGATCCGGGATTCGGTCCGCGATTTCGTGGACCGGGAGTTTCTCCCGATCGTGCGGGATCATTATCGGGCGGGCGGGTTCCCGCAGCATATCATCCCGATGCTGGGGGAGATGGGGCTCCTCGGCTCCAACCTGAAGGGATACGGGCTGCCCGGCATCGATGCGATTTCGTACGGCCTCGTCATGCAGGAGCTGGAGCGGGGCGACTCGGGGCTGCGCAGCTTCGCCTCCGTGCAGGGGGCGCTGGTGATGTACCCGATCCACACGTTCGGGAGCGAGGCGCAAAAAGGACGGTGGCTCCCTCCGCTGGGGGCGGGGAAGGCGGTCGGCTGCTTCGGCCTGACGGAGCCCGACCACGGCTCCGACCCGGGCGGGATGAAGACGAAGGCGGTGAAGGACGGGGATCACTACGTTCTTTCCGGCGCGAAAATGTGGATCACGAACGGCTCCGTCGCCGACGTGGCGGTGGTCTGGGCCAAGCTCGACGGCGTGGTGCGCGGGTTCCTGGTCGAGAAGGGGATGAAAGGTTTCTCGGCGCCCGAGATCCACTCAAAGCTCTCCCTGCGGGCCTCCGTCACGGCGGAGCTCATCTTCGACGACGTCCGGGTGCCGGCGGAGAACATCCTTCCCGGCGTGCAGGGGCTGAAAGGGCCGCTGATGTGCCTTACCCAGGCGCGGTACGGGATCGCGTGGGGTGCGATCGGGGCCGCGATGGCGTGCTTCGACGAAGCGCTCTCCTACACGAAGGAGCGGAAGATGTTCGGCCGGTCGGTCGCCTCCTTCCAGCTCACGCAGGCGAAGTTCGCGGACATGCTGACGGCGATCACGTCGGCGCAGCTCATCGCCTTGCAGCTGGGGCACCTGAAGGAGGCCGGGAAGATGCGTCCGCAGCAGGTGAGCCTGGCCAAGCGGAACAACGTCCGGATGGCGCTCACCGTCGCCCGGACCGCGCGCGGGATGCTCGGGGCCAACGGCATCAGCGACGAGTACCAGACGATGCGCCACATGTGCAACCTCGAGTCGGTCGACACCTACGAGGGGACCTACGAGATCCACACCCTCGTGCTGGGGAAGGACGTGACCGGCATCGACGCGGTGTCGTAA